A window from Pararge aegeria chromosome 6, ilParAegt1.1, whole genome shotgun sequence encodes these proteins:
- the LOC120624314 gene encoding uncharacterized protein LOC120624314 — MVPTQRYYKEADECVDSLKQIRSQIEEVASLLSQSENNQTIQTMQVMKTETVSKLNCVVSKLAKIQKRTSEATKTSIGTVKNIANQGKSSDLLITFRTPGKKRPRAKPVTNIDNFDQDQILAEANHSILRLPPYHPDLNPIEMAWATSKQYVASKNVKWNLQECTKLIKEKVSLMGAQEWGKICKKVKDIEEEYVKSDHVVDLLTEQFIIRVDDSSEDDDSDDGYEDDDDDNCNRGSP, encoded by the exons atggtaCCGACTCAAagatattat AAAGAAGCTGACGAATGTGTCGATTCATTGAAGCAAATTCGAAGTCAGATTGAGGAAGTTGCTTCTTTACTCAGTCAGTCGGAGAATAACCAAACTATACAGACTATGCAGGTAATGAAAACGGAAActgtttctaaattaaattgtgtAGTCAGTAAATTAGCTAAAATTCAAAAACGGACATCGGAGGCCACTAAGACTTCAATTGGAACTGTAAAAAATATCGCAAATCAAGGCAAGAGTTCCGATTTGCTAATTACTTTCAGAACACCTGGAAAAAAACGTCCCAGAGCTAAACCAGTTACGaatattgataattttgacCAAG aTCAAATTTTAGCAGAAGCAAACCATAGCATATTGAGATTACCGCCTTACCATCCAGACCTCAACCCCATAGAAATGGCATGGGCTACTAGTAAACAATATGTAGCTAGCAAAAATGTTAAATGGAATTTACAAGAATGTACCAAACTTATCAAAGAAAAAGTATCCTTAATGGGTGCCCAGGAATGgggaaaaatatgtaaaaaggtAAAAGATATAGAAGAAGAGTACGTCAAGAGTGACCATGTAGTTGATTTACTTAccgagcaatttataattcgcGTCGATGATAGTTCCGAAGACGATGATTCTGATGATggttatgaagatgatgatgatgacaactgCAACCGAGGAAGCCCTTAA